A genome region from Bradyrhizobium commune includes the following:
- a CDS encoding type II toxin-antitoxin system VapC family toxin, with product MKMTPDTNVLVRVLVGDDVEQSKAAGAVLKKADVVAISIPALCELVWVLSRGYETSAEDIAASIRHLISASNVVVNRALAEAGLALLDAGGDFADGVIAYEGYWLGAETFVSFDKKAVKLVEASGGLARLP from the coding sequence ATGAAGATGACACCCGACACGAACGTCCTGGTACGAGTTCTGGTCGGGGATGATGTCGAACAGAGCAAGGCGGCCGGAGCCGTTCTCAAGAAGGCAGACGTCGTTGCCATCTCAATCCCCGCACTGTGCGAGTTGGTCTGGGTCCTCTCACGAGGCTACGAAACTTCTGCTGAGGATATCGCGGCGTCCATCCGGCACCTCATCAGTGCCTCCAATGTGGTCGTCAACCGGGCCTTAGCTGAGGCTGGGTTGGCACTCCTCGATGCTGGTGGCGATTTTGCCGATGGCGTCATTGCTTATGAAGGTTATTGGCTTGGCGCCGAGACCTTCGTTTCATTCGATAAAAAGGCCGTGAAGCTAGT